A window of Psychroflexus sp. ALD_RP9 contains these coding sequences:
- a CDS encoding pyruvate carboxylase: MNIKKVLVANRGEIAIRIFRACTEIGLRTVGIYTYEDRYSLHRYKADESYQIGEDKDPLKPYLNINEIIRVAKQNGVDAIHPGYGFLSENAHFAKACKDHGIIFIGPKVSVLKSLGDKVTAKTVAIKSNVPVIQSNQDPLNSLEIALSEAERIGYPLMLKAASGGGGRGMRVIRNQEQLKKAYSESRREAKNAFGDETVFLERYVENPKHIEIQIVADNDGNIVHLFERDCSVQRRYQKVIEFAPSLGLSDTTKQALYNYAIKICSAVNYNNIGTVEFLVDAEENIFFIEVNPRVQVEHTVTEEVTGVDLIKTQIYIASGYQLSAPEINLGSQSQVSTYGYAVQCRITTEDPENDFKPDYGIISTYRSASGFGIRLDAGSVYQGVKISPFFDSMLVKVSASSRTLDDACKKMRRALAEFRVRGVKTNMGFLDNLLKDDNFRNGKITVNYIKDHPHLFNIKKPRNRATKLVQYLGDITVNGNPDIKNSRSNPKFLKPEIPSFDKSLDYAKGTKDLLTELGPDDFANWLKNESKIHFTDTTLRDAHQSLLATRMRTYDMLKVTEAYAKSFPQLFSAEVWGGATFDVCMRFLKENPWDRLRQIRETMPNILLQMLLRGSNAVGYTAYPDNLIERFVAEAWENGVDIFRIFDSQNWMQSIAPCIEHVRKNTNGLAEASMCYTGDILDKSRTKYTLKYYLQLAKDIENAGAHILAIKDMAGLLTPLAATELISSLKTQVSIPIHLHTHDTSAMQASTYLNAVDAGVDVIDVALGGLSGLTSQPNFNSVNNVLKHHKRANYFDAEQLNDYSIYWEQVRTYYYPFESGLKSGSGEVYKHEIPGGQYSNLKPQAESLGLADRFHEITDMYAQVNQLFGDIIKVTPSSKVVGDMAQFMVSNNYTIADILEKGETISFPQSVVSFFKGDLGQPVGGFPKDIQDIILKGEMPYTDRPNAHLQPIDFDKEFAEFKSEFSSDLDRELDFTDFLSYKLYPKVFSEAYDAHLKYGNVTNLPTKNFFYGMDLGEEIVVELDRGKTLLITLLSISEPDAEGLVTVFFKVNGQTRNILVKDESIAVESVSHQKVDKSDPHQIGAPLQGSLSQVLVKEGDEVKKNQPLFIIEAMKMETTVTANINGQVDAVLIEAGKMVYADDLVLKLS, encoded by the coding sequence ATGAACATTAAAAAAGTTCTCGTTGCTAACCGAGGAGAAATTGCTATTAGAATTTTTAGAGCTTGTACAGAAATCGGTTTGCGAACAGTTGGTATTTATACCTATGAAGACCGCTATTCACTACATCGTTATAAAGCAGATGAATCTTACCAAATTGGCGAAGATAAAGACCCGTTAAAGCCATACCTAAATATAAATGAAATTATAAGGGTAGCAAAACAAAACGGTGTCGATGCCATACATCCTGGTTATGGATTTCTTTCTGAAAACGCCCATTTTGCAAAAGCTTGTAAAGACCACGGCATTATTTTTATCGGGCCAAAAGTTTCTGTGCTTAAATCTTTAGGCGATAAAGTAACCGCTAAAACCGTTGCTATAAAATCTAATGTTCCAGTTATACAAAGCAATCAAGATCCACTTAATTCCCTTGAAATTGCTTTAAGTGAAGCCGAGCGTATAGGTTATCCATTAATGTTAAAAGCTGCTTCTGGCGGTGGTGGCCGTGGTATGCGCGTAATTCGTAACCAAGAACAACTAAAAAAAGCTTACAGCGAATCACGGCGTGAGGCTAAAAATGCCTTTGGAGACGAAACAGTTTTTTTAGAACGATATGTTGAAAATCCCAAACATATCGAAATTCAAATTGTAGCCGATAACGATGGTAATATAGTGCATTTATTTGAGCGTGATTGTTCTGTACAACGCCGCTACCAAAAGGTTATTGAGTTTGCACCATCTTTAGGTTTAAGCGATACAACCAAACAAGCTTTGTACAACTATGCCATTAAAATTTGCAGTGCAGTTAATTATAACAATATCGGTACTGTAGAATTTTTAGTTGATGCTGAAGAAAACATTTTTTTTATTGAAGTTAATCCACGTGTGCAAGTAGAGCACACAGTAACCGAAGAGGTTACTGGAGTTGATTTAATAAAAACACAAATTTATATCGCATCTGGCTATCAACTTTCAGCACCTGAAATTAATTTAGGCAGTCAGTCTCAAGTCTCTACTTATGGTTATGCTGTACAATGTAGAATTACCACTGAAGATCCTGAAAACGATTTCAAACCTGATTACGGGATTATTTCAACTTATAGAAGTGCTTCTGGTTTTGGTATTCGTTTAGATGCAGGAAGCGTTTATCAAGGTGTAAAGATTTCACCTTTTTTCGATTCTATGCTAGTAAAAGTTTCAGCTAGTAGCCGAACATTAGATGATGCTTGTAAGAAAATGCGCCGTGCATTAGCTGAGTTTCGTGTTCGTGGCGTAAAAACCAATATGGGCTTTTTAGACAATCTTCTTAAAGACGATAACTTTAGAAATGGTAAAATTACGGTTAATTACATAAAAGATCATCCACATTTATTTAACATCAAAAAACCACGTAATCGCGCTACAAAATTAGTTCAGTATCTTGGCGATATTACTGTTAATGGTAACCCTGACATTAAAAACAGTCGTAGTAATCCTAAATTTTTAAAACCTGAAATACCATCATTTGATAAATCTTTGGATTATGCTAAAGGTACAAAAGACTTGTTAACAGAGTTGGGACCAGACGATTTTGCGAACTGGTTAAAAAATGAATCTAAGATTCACTTTACTGATACAACTTTACGGGATGCACACCAAAGTTTGCTGGCAACTCGTATGCGAACTTATGATATGCTTAAAGTAACCGAAGCTTATGCTAAAAGCTTTCCGCAATTATTTAGTGCAGAGGTTTGGGGTGGCGCTACTTTTGATGTCTGTATGCGGTTTTTAAAAGAAAACCCTTGGGATCGTTTAAGACAAATTAGAGAGACGATGCCTAACATTTTATTACAAATGTTATTAAGAGGTTCTAATGCGGTTGGTTATACGGCTTATCCTGACAACTTGATTGAACGTTTTGTCGCTGAAGCTTGGGAAAATGGAGTAGATATTTTCAGGATTTTTGACTCTCAAAACTGGATGCAATCTATTGCGCCATGTATAGAACATGTCAGAAAAAACACCAATGGTTTAGCTGAAGCTTCTATGTGTTATACAGGTGATATTCTTGATAAAAGCAGGACTAAATATACTTTAAAATATTACCTTCAGCTAGCTAAAGATATAGAAAATGCTGGGGCACATATTTTAGCTATTAAAGATATGGCGGGATTATTAACACCTTTAGCTGCAACCGAATTAATTTCATCCTTAAAGACACAGGTATCCATTCCAATTCACTTACATACACATGATACCTCAGCTATGCAAGCTTCAACCTACTTAAATGCGGTTGATGCAGGTGTAGATGTAATTGATGTTGCTTTAGGAGGTCTCTCAGGTTTAACCTCTCAGCCTAACTTCAACTCGGTGAATAATGTATTAAAACATCACAAACGTGCCAATTATTTTGATGCTGAACAATTAAATGATTATTCTATTTATTGGGAGCAAGTTCGTACTTATTATTACCCATTTGAATCTGGTTTAAAGTCGGGTAGTGGAGAAGTATATAAACATGAAATACCTGGTGGACAGTATTCTAACTTAAAACCACAAGCAGAATCTTTAGGCTTGGCCGATCGTTTTCATGAAATTACCGATATGTACGCGCAAGTCAATCAATTGTTTGGCGACATTATCAAAGTAACACCAAGTTCTAAGGTGGTGGGAGACATGGCGCAATTTATGGTTAGTAACAACTATACTATTGCTGATATACTTGAAAAAGGCGAAACTATTTCGTTTCCACAGTCAGTAGTGAGTTTCTTTAAAGGTGATTTGGGTCAGCCAGTTGGCGGTTTCCCTAAAGATATACAAGATATTATATTAAAAGGAGAAATGCCATACACAGATCGGCCCAATGCCCACTTACAACCAATAGACTTTGATAAAGAATTTGCCGAGTTTAAATCTGAATTTTCGAGCGATTTAGATAGAGAACTCGATTTTACAGATTTTTTATCCTACAAGTTATATCCAAAGGTATTTAGCGAGGCTTATGATGCGCATTTAAAATATGGAAACGTAACCAACCTACCGACTAAGAATTTCTTTTATGGTATGGATTTAGGTGAAGAAATTGTTGTAGAATTAGATCGTGGTAAAACTTTATTAATTACCCTACTTTCTATTAGTGAGCCTGATGCTGAAGGTTTAGTAACCGTCTTTTTTAAGGTTAATGGTCAAACAAGAAATATTTTAGTAAAAGATGAAAGTATTGCAGTTGAGTCTGTTTCTCATCAAAAAGTAGATAAGTCTGATCCTCACCAAATAGGTGCGCCTTTACAAGGTTCTTTAAGTCAGGTTTTGGTTAAAGAAGGTGATGAGGTTAAAAAAAATCAGCCTTTGTTTATTATTGAAGCGATGAAAATGGAAACAACTGTAACCGCTAATATTAATGGCCAAGTTGATGCGGTTTTAATTGAAGCTGGTAAAATGGTTTATGCCGATGATTTAGTACTGAAACTAAGTTAA
- a CDS encoding family 16 glycosylhydrolase, with protein sequence MKNDVLLLLLVWCLSFTTQAQTDFIEDFETATPNFNWVGDDCDVDSHYNNPFITPQNNSNYVLKYQDNGGDYANIRFDYGENFDLSGTPTFSIMIYVPSSSITGNSPNQISLKLQNANLTEPWSTQTEIIKPITLDQWQIINFNFNQDNYTNLDPNSPAPQFRTDLNRVLIQINGEANTDEVTAYIDDFTYTSTTTTPPNTPIFNELVWQDEFNYSGAVDSEKWFHQTLLPNGDSWFNGEIQHYTDRIENAEVSNGTLKIRAKAEVFTNQGVTKNHTSARLNSKFAFTYGRVKIRAKLPTGIGTWPALWLLGQNINEDGAYWDNQGFDTTAWPACGEIDIMEHWGSNQDYVSSAIHTPSSFGGTVNYGGRMLPNASNDFHDYEMIWTPDYIEFKVDGVTHYTYEPEIKNSDTWPFDANQYLLLNVAILPNISPSFTESSLEIDYIRVYQNSTLNQTEVNRLDEVNIYPNPTMDLVYLSRANEVINYVIYNQLGQVVKKDTLVKPQINVRDLPKGIYHIKLIDARQNTRTMKLVKN encoded by the coding sequence ATGAAAAATGATGTCCTTCTATTATTGTTAGTGTGGTGTTTAAGTTTTACTACTCAAGCTCAAACTGATTTTATTGAAGATTTTGAAACAGCAACTCCAAACTTCAATTGGGTTGGTGATGATTGTGATGTTGATTCACACTACAATAATCCATTTATAACTCCTCAAAATAATTCAAATTATGTTTTAAAATACCAGGATAATGGTGGTGATTATGCCAATATAAGATTTGATTATGGAGAAAATTTCGATTTATCTGGTACACCTACATTTAGTATAATGATTTATGTGCCTTCTTCAAGCATTACAGGAAATTCACCAAACCAAATTTCATTAAAACTACAAAACGCTAACTTAACAGAGCCTTGGTCTACTCAAACTGAAATTATTAAACCGATTACATTAGACCAGTGGCAAATTATTAACTTTAACTTTAATCAAGATAACTACACTAACCTTGACCCTAATTCTCCTGCCCCACAATTTAGGACAGATCTTAATCGTGTGCTGATTCAAATAAACGGCGAAGCTAACACAGATGAGGTCACAGCTTACATTGATGATTTCACCTACACAAGTACAACCACTACACCTCCAAACACGCCAATATTTAATGAATTGGTTTGGCAAGATGAGTTTAACTATTCGGGTGCTGTTGATTCTGAAAAGTGGTTTCATCAAACACTTTTACCTAACGGAGATTCATGGTTTAATGGTGAAATACAACACTACACCGATCGCATAGAAAATGCTGAAGTCTCAAATGGCACCCTAAAAATTAGAGCTAAAGCTGAAGTTTTTACAAATCAAGGTGTAACTAAAAACCACACTTCAGCGCGACTAAATTCAAAATTTGCATTTACTTATGGTCGTGTTAAAATTAGAGCAAAGCTGCCAACAGGTATTGGCACATGGCCAGCGCTTTGGCTATTGGGGCAAAATATAAATGAAGATGGCGCTTACTGGGATAACCAAGGTTTTGACACAACTGCGTGGCCAGCATGTGGCGAAATTGATATTATGGAACATTGGGGTAGCAATCAGGATTATGTTTCAAGTGCTATTCATACACCTTCAAGCTTTGGTGGCACAGTTAATTATGGTGGTCGTATGCTTCCTAATGCTTCAAATGATTTTCATGATTACGAAATGATTTGGACACCAGATTATATTGAATTTAAGGTAGATGGTGTAACGCATTACACTTATGAACCTGAAATTAAGAATAGTGATACTTGGCCTTTTGATGCTAACCAATACTTACTTTTAAATGTTGCTATTTTACCAAATATTAGTCCATCTTTTACTGAAAGCAGCTTAGAGATAGACTACATTCGTGTTTACCAAAACAGCACTTTAAATCAAACTGAAGTTAATCGACTTGACGAAGTTAACATCTACCCTAATCCTACTATGGATTTAGTGTATTTAAGCCGTGCTAATGAAGTTATAAATTATGTAATTTACAATCAGTTAGGACAAGTTGTTAAAAAAGATACTTTAGTAAAACCACAGATTAATGTGAGAGACTTACCGAAGGGTATTTATCACATAAAACTAATCGATGCTCGGCAAAATACAAGAACAATGAAGTTGGTTAAAAATTAA
- a CDS encoding NUMOD4 domain-containing protein: protein MIRNFPNEQWKAIVFDDKISETEHYKISNFGRIINCKGAEECLVKESYINGYQNLRLKQKHNGKQTSRYVHKLVAQHFLEQGDGIYVIHLDYNKTNNHVDNLKWATKREKELHQFNGPNSKAMKGMRRYSKLTETRVKLIKRKLNDPNRRTRMKMIAKQFGISEMQLYRIKSGENWGSVEP from the coding sequence ATGATTCGGAATTTCCCCAACGAACAATGGAAAGCAATTGTCTTTGACGATAAAATTTCTGAAACAGAACACTACAAAATTTCTAATTTTGGACGTATTATTAATTGCAAAGGCGCTGAAGAGTGTTTAGTAAAAGAGTCTTACATCAACGGTTATCAAAATTTACGCTTAAAACAAAAACATAATGGCAAACAAACCAGCCGCTATGTGCATAAACTTGTAGCCCAACATTTTTTAGAACAAGGTGATGGCATTTACGTGATACATCTTGATTATAACAAAACTAATAATCATGTTGATAATTTAAAATGGGCAACAAAACGAGAAAAAGAGCTGCACCAATTTAATGGCCCAAACTCTAAGGCTATGAAAGGCATGAGGCGCTATTCTAAACTTACAGAAACCCGCGTTAAATTAATAAAACGTAAACTAAACGATCCCAACCGACGTACACGAATGAAAATGATTGCCAAACAATTTGGTATTTCTGAAATGCAATTATACCGTATAAAATCTGGTGAAAATTGGGGTTCTGTAGAACCTTAA
- a CDS encoding HU family DNA-binding protein, translating into MAVNFTISKRGKGLSNQASHYHLKPIYDLTVTMDELAVRISKACTLTPADVVACLSALNSEIRYQLQNGNKVEIGWLGSFKIAAETTAHPHPKLCSKKDIKHIKVNYQPTKEFKRFLSNTTDFKIDPKAKLKYVKSNI; encoded by the coding sequence ATGGCTGTCAATTTTACCATATCTAAGCGCGGCAAAGGCTTGTCTAATCAAGCTTCGCATTACCACCTAAAACCAATTTATGATTTGACTGTTACAATGGATGAACTTGCCGTTCGTATCAGTAAAGCTTGTACTTTAACGCCTGCCGATGTTGTGGCTTGTTTATCTGCATTAAATTCTGAAATTAGGTACCAACTTCAAAATGGTAATAAAGTTGAAATAGGTTGGCTGGGTAGTTTCAAAATAGCTGCAGAAACAACGGCGCATCCTCATCCAAAACTTTGCTCAAAGAAAGATATTAAGCATATTAAAGTTAATTATCAACCAACCAAAGAGTTTAAGCGCTTTTTAAGCAATACCACTGATTTTAAAATAGATCCTAAGGCTAAGTTAAAGTATGTAAAGTCGAATATTTAA
- a CDS encoding metal-dependent hydrolase: protein MKLSFYGHASFGISTEKANLIVDPFITGNEKANAIDINDLKADYILVTHAHQDHILDVEAIAKQTDATIVSNFEIATYYENKGFKVHPMNHGGSWNFDFGKVTYVNAIHTSSFPDGSYGGQPGGFILEADDKCVYIAGDTALTMDMKLIPQFWKLDLAILPIGDNFTMGVEQAIVASDFVECNRVLGCHYDTFGFIEIDHNHAKQQFSKHKKELILLNIGEDMSL from the coding sequence ATGAAGCTATCGTTTTACGGCCATGCCAGTTTTGGCATTTCAACTGAAAAAGCTAATTTAATTGTAGACCCTTTTATTACAGGAAACGAAAAGGCAAATGCAATAGATATAAATGATTTAAAGGCCGATTATATTTTGGTAACGCATGCACATCAAGACCATATTTTAGATGTAGAAGCAATTGCGAAACAAACAGACGCAACAATTGTATCTAACTTTGAAATTGCCACATATTATGAAAATAAAGGTTTTAAAGTACACCCGATGAATCACGGTGGGTCATGGAATTTTGATTTTGGTAAAGTAACTTATGTTAATGCTATACACACTTCGTCTTTTCCAGATGGAAGTTATGGAGGGCAACCTGGTGGTTTTATATTAGAGGCCGACGATAAATGCGTTTATATTGCGGGTGATACAGCTTTAACTATGGATATGAAATTAATTCCGCAATTTTGGAAGCTTGATTTAGCCATATTACCTATTGGAGATAATTTTACAATGGGTGTTGAACAAGCTATTGTAGCGAGTGATTTTGTAGAATGTAACCGTGTTTTAGGCTGCCATTATGATACTTTCGGTTTTATAGAAATTGATCATAACCATGCAAAGCAACAATTTTCTAAACATAAAAAAGAATTGATTTTACTTAACATTGGTGAAGATATGTCATTATAA
- a CDS encoding SDR family NAD(P)-dependent oxidoreductase gives MNSKKTVLITGATSGIGLATAKCFAEHNFNLVLCGRNTEQLQVLSTTLATSVHTLCFDVRDKAEVSRQLESLPTKFSTIDILINNAGNAHGLDYIQDGSIDDWDAMIDINVKGLLYVAQPIIKKMVVQSSGHIINIGSTAGKEVYPKGNVYCASKHAVDALNQAMRLDLNAHGIRVGAINPGLVETNFSHVRFKGNEDRAKPVYEGYQALQAEDIADIILFCVTRPYHVNIADLVVMPTAQASSTIINKT, from the coding sequence ATGAATTCTAAGAAAACAGTACTTATTACAGGCGCTACAAGCGGTATCGGCTTAGCTACAGCTAAGTGTTTTGCTGAACATAACTTCAACTTGGTGCTCTGTGGAAGAAATACCGAGCAATTACAAGTTTTATCTACCACTCTAGCAACATCTGTGCACACATTATGTTTTGATGTTCGCGATAAAGCTGAAGTTTCTCGCCAGTTAGAATCGCTTCCCACTAAATTTTCAACCATTGATATTTTAATTAACAATGCGGGCAACGCACACGGACTTGATTATATTCAAGATGGCAGCATAGACGACTGGGATGCCATGATTGATATTAATGTTAAAGGCTTACTTTATGTTGCCCAACCGATTATTAAAAAAATGGTTGTCCAAAGTAGCGGTCATATCATTAATATTGGTTCTACAGCCGGGAAAGAAGTTTACCCCAAAGGCAATGTTTATTGTGCAAGTAAACATGCCGTTGATGCTTTAAATCAAGCTATGCGATTAGATTTAAATGCGCATGGCATTCGTGTTGGTGCTATTAATCCAGGTCTTGTTGAAACTAATTTTAGCCATGTCCGTTTTAAAGGAAATGAAGATCGGGCAAAACCAGTTTACGAAGGATACCAAGCTTTACAAGCCGAAGATATAGCTGATATTATTTTATTTTGTGTTACTAGACCTTATCATGTAAATATTGCTGATTTAGTAGTGATGCCTACCGCTCAGGCCAGCAGTACTATAATTAATAAAACTTAA
- a CDS encoding sodium/proline symporter, whose product MIVKISALIIYVLILFAIGIVASKRIKNISDFYVGGKKIGYWAVAFSARATGESGWLLIGLTGMGAMAGLSAYWVVVGEVLGVALSWFFMAKPFKRLSDRYQSITIPDFLESHFKTSQPFLRAISATILSVFVVIYVSSQIDATGIAFESMLGLNYFYGAILGFLIVLAYIFVGGYVAVVWSDLFQGFLMFLGLVALPIVVYFSISHNESIYTQLHQIDPYLTHIWGVSDNTWLNIATILGFSMIGLGFLGSPQVYVRFMSIKNEAEINKGRWVAIIFTFLTDAAAVTIGVLARVIFTESGQNAEDILGVGGADVLGLMTEQFLPLAITAIYIAIVLSAIMSTIDSLLVLASSAVTRDFYQKIFRPKLADASLTKTSRWVTLIMAFLALGIAMLIAITSPERQVFWVIIFGWSGIAASFCPVIILAIFWKPYNTAGAIASMITGFLSVALFKFVFQELPTYGLYFEKIDVLFPSFILAMLVGVLVSKIYKSPA is encoded by the coding sequence ATGATTGTAAAAATATCAGCACTTATTATTTATGTATTGATTTTATTTGCTATCGGTATAGTTGCTTCAAAACGAATTAAAAACATATCAGACTTTTATGTTGGTGGCAAAAAGATAGGCTACTGGGCTGTTGCTTTTTCAGCGCGGGCTACAGGAGAATCGGGTTGGTTGTTAATAGGTTTAACTGGCATGGGTGCTATGGCGGGACTATCTGCCTATTGGGTAGTTGTAGGCGAAGTTCTTGGGGTGGCTTTGTCTTGGTTTTTTATGGCTAAACCCTTTAAAAGGCTTAGTGATCGTTATCAATCGATTACAATTCCTGATTTTCTTGAAAGTCATTTTAAAACAAGTCAACCTTTTTTACGTGCTATTTCAGCTACAATTTTATCTGTATTTGTGGTCATATATGTGAGTTCGCAGATCGATGCTACTGGCATTGCGTTTGAATCTATGCTTGGCCTTAACTATTTTTATGGTGCTATTTTAGGCTTTTTAATTGTATTGGCTTATATTTTTGTTGGTGGTTATGTGGCAGTGGTTTGGTCTGATTTATTTCAAGGTTTTTTAATGTTTCTAGGTCTGGTCGCTCTGCCAATTGTGGTCTACTTTAGTATCAGTCATAACGAGAGTATTTATACACAGTTACACCAAATCGATCCTTATTTAACGCATATTTGGGGTGTCAGCGATAATACGTGGCTTAATATTGCCACAATTTTAGGCTTTTCTATGATTGGCCTTGGGTTCTTAGGTTCGCCACAGGTATATGTAAGATTCATGTCTATTAAAAATGAGGCTGAAATTAATAAAGGTCGTTGGGTGGCAATTATTTTTACATTTCTAACTGATGCTGCAGCGGTAACGATTGGTGTTTTAGCCCGTGTAATTTTTACAGAATCTGGTCAAAATGCTGAAGATATTTTAGGTGTTGGTGGTGCAGATGTTTTAGGTTTAATGACAGAACAATTTTTACCACTAGCCATAACTGCTATTTATATTGCTATTGTACTTTCGGCTATCATGTCTACCATAGACTCATTATTAGTCCTAGCTTCTAGTGCCGTTACAAGAGATTTTTATCAAAAAATATTTAGACCAAAATTAGCTGATGCGAGTTTAACAAAAACCTCAAGATGGGTTACTTTAATCATGGCCTTTTTAGCCTTAGGTATTGCCATGTTAATTGCCATTACATCGCCAGAACGCCAAGTGTTTTGGGTTATTATTTTTGGCTGGTCAGGGATTGCAGCAAGCTTTTGTCCTGTAATTATTTTAGCTATTTTCTGGAAACCATATAACACAGCTGGCGCTATAGCTTCAATGATTACGGGGTTTTTATCGGTTGCCTTATTTAAATTTGTATTTCAAGAGCTGCCAACTTATGGTCTATACTTCGAAAAAATAGACGTTCTCTTTCCTTCATTTATTTTAGCCATGTTAGTTGGTGTACTAGTAAGTAAAATTTATAAATCTCCCGCTTAA
- a CDS encoding TerC family protein: MVELLANPDAWIALITLTFLEVVLGIDNIIFISIVTGKLPEKERKKATRVGLILAMLMRIGLLLGITWLIAMKASVFSLHLSWIDLDLSGQGLILLLGGLFLIYKSTKEISEKVDHKGEEEHQLKSTAKRSFTQAIIQILVIDMIFSVDSILTAVGMTNGVDGALYIMITAVVISILIMLIFAVPVGTFVNKNPSIQVLGLAFLILIGFMLITESMHLSHAQIFGQEVGAIPKGYLYFAIAFSLSVEFINMKVRKSKKIE, translated from the coding sequence ATGGTTGAATTACTTGCTAATCCAGATGCTTGGATTGCCTTAATTACACTTACATTTTTAGAAGTTGTTTTAGGGATAGATAATATCATTTTCATATCTATTGTAACAGGTAAACTTCCTGAAAAAGAGCGCAAAAAAGCCACACGCGTCGGTTTAATTTTAGCTATGCTTATGCGTATAGGTTTACTTTTAGGAATTACTTGGCTTATTGCGATGAAGGCTTCAGTTTTTAGTCTTCACCTATCATGGATTGACTTAGATTTATCTGGACAAGGTTTAATTTTACTCTTAGGAGGTTTATTTTTAATTTATAAAAGCACTAAAGAAATTAGCGAAAAAGTAGACCACAAAGGCGAAGAAGAACATCAACTAAAGTCAACCGCCAAACGTAGCTTCACGCAAGCAATCATTCAAATATTGGTTATTGATATGATATTTTCAGTTGATAGTATTTTAACTGCAGTTGGTATGACGAACGGCGTTGATGGTGCATTATATATTATGATTACAGCAGTAGTTATTTCAATTTTAATCATGCTTATTTTTGCCGTTCCTGTGGGAACATTTGTTAATAAAAACCCATCTATTCAGGTGCTAGGTTTAGCCTTCCTGATTTTAATTGGCTTTATGCTTATTACCGAAAGTATGCACTTATCTCATGCGCAAATATTTGGTCAAGAAGTTGGTGCGATCCCTAAAGGTTATTTGTATTTTGCCATCGCCTTTTCGCTTAGTGTCGAATTTATAAATATGAAAGTACGTAAATCTAAAAAAATTGAATAG
- a CDS encoding DUF368 domain-containing protein — MNRTAKEYALISLKGIAMGAADVIPGVSGGTIAFITGIYEELITSIGNINFGLVKTLKSHGIKAFWQQLNGNFLLALLIGIGISVFSLMRVAHYLIEEHPIKIWSFFFGLVLASVWFIGKQISKITLANVFIFVIGALIAFGVTKITPAQGTTNEFYLLLCGALAVCAMILPGISGAFILLLLGAYQSISEAVSNFDFKTIALVGLGAIIGLLSFSKLLKWLFKHYKDLTLALLSGFILGSLNKIWPWKEVLKTKVIKDKTIVLAEQSIWPNQFEGESHVLLAVGLMIVGFISIIILEKIGESNN; from the coding sequence TTGAATAGAACAGCTAAAGAATACGCCTTGATTTCCTTAAAAGGTATTGCCATGGGAGCAGCCGACGTTATTCCTGGCGTTTCAGGTGGTACTATTGCCTTTATTACAGGAATTTATGAAGAGTTAATTACCAGTATTGGAAACATTAATTTTGGATTAGTTAAAACCTTAAAATCACACGGCATTAAAGCCTTTTGGCAACAACTCAACGGAAACTTTCTACTGGCATTACTGATTGGCATTGGTATAAGTGTGTTTAGTTTAATGCGTGTTGCCCATTATTTAATTGAAGAGCATCCCATTAAAATTTGGTCTTTTTTCTTTGGTTTAGTGTTGGCAAGCGTTTGGTTTATTGGCAAGCAAATATCAAAAATTACACTAGCTAATGTATTTATCTTTGTTATTGGTGCATTGATTGCCTTTGGGGTTACTAAAATTACACCGGCTCAAGGCACAACCAACGAATTTTATTTGTTATTGTGTGGTGCCTTAGCGGTTTGTGCTATGATTTTACCAGGAATTTCTGGTGCCTTTATTTTGTTGCTTCTAGGCGCTTACCAAAGTATTTCTGAAGCCGTTAGTAATTTTGACTTCAAAACGATAGCTTTAGTAGGATTAGGCGCCATCATTGGGCTTTTAAGTTTTTCTAAGCTTTTAAAATGGCTATTTAAACATTATAAAGATTTAACTTTAGCACTACTTTCAGGATTTATTTTGGGGTCATTAAATAAAATTTGGCCTTGGAAAGAGGTTTTAAAAACTAAGGTCATAAAAGACAAAACCATTGTGTTAGCAGAGCAGTCTATATGGCCAAATCAATTTGAAGGTGAAAGCCATGTTTTATTAGCTGTTGGTTTAATGATTGTAGGCTTTATTAGTATTATTATACTTGAAAAAATAGGTGAAAGTAACAACTAA